From one Bradyrhizobium sp. Ash2021 genomic stretch:
- a CDS encoding recombinase family protein: MARKGKQVEAVAYIRTSSAANIGTDKDSDKRQRAAIEGFAKRAGFALVGEFNDAAVSGADPIDARPGFSALLDRIEGNGVRTVIVEDASRLARQLVTQELGIIALIARGVRVLTASGDDLCDDSDPSRTMMRQIAGAFHQYEKARLVAKLKGARDRKRAKMQAEQPGKTVKVEGRKTWAEKNPELVAEAKRLRGAPRRPDRSLREIAAELANQGHVGKRGKPFSASSIKQMLA, encoded by the coding sequence ATGGCCCGCAAGGGAAAACAGGTCGAGGCGGTCGCCTATATCAGGACATCGTCGGCCGCCAATATCGGCACCGACAAGGACTCCGACAAGCGCCAGCGCGCCGCGATCGAGGGCTTCGCCAAGCGCGCAGGCTTCGCCCTGGTAGGCGAGTTCAACGATGCCGCAGTATCCGGCGCTGACCCCATCGACGCACGGCCGGGCTTCTCTGCATTGCTGGATCGCATCGAGGGCAACGGCGTCCGAACCGTCATAGTCGAAGATGCCAGCCGCCTCGCTCGCCAACTGGTGACGCAGGAGCTGGGCATCATTGCGTTGATCGCTCGCGGCGTTCGCGTGCTGACCGCATCAGGCGACGACTTGTGCGACGATTCCGATCCGTCGCGGACCATGATGCGGCAGATCGCCGGAGCGTTTCACCAGTACGAGAAGGCGCGCTTGGTCGCGAAGCTGAAAGGCGCGCGGGATCGCAAGCGCGCTAAGATGCAGGCGGAGCAGCCGGGCAAGACGGTCAAGGTCGAGGGCCGCAAGACATGGGCCGAGAAGAACCCGGAGCTGGTCGCCGAGGCCAAGCGACTGCGCGGCGCGCCGCGTCGGCCAGACAGATCACTGCGGGAGATCGCGGCCGAGCTGGCAAACCAAGGCCACGTCGGAAAGCGCGGCAAGCCGTTCTCGGCGTCGTCCATCAAGCAGATGCTCGCATGA